A segment of the candidate division KSB1 bacterium genome:
GCTGCTCTGGTTCCACGCGCGGAAATTGAAGGCGAAATGGGTGACGCTCAGATGGGGCTACAAGCTCGTTTGATGTCTCAGGCAATGCGGAAACTTTCCGGTGCAATTTCAAAATCGAAAACCTGTGTGATCTTTATTAACCAGATTCGTGAAAAAATCGGAGTTATATTTGGAAATCCGGAGACGACTACCGGTGGCCGTGCGTTAAAATTCTATGCTTCAATTCGCATGGATATTCGCCGAACGGGTTCGATCAAAGATGGAGAAGAGGTGGTTGGTAACCGCACCCAGGTTAAAGTGGTTAAAAACAAAGTTTCTCCTCCATTCAAATCTGCAGTGTTCGACATTATGTATGGCGTTGGAATTTCAAAATCGGCAGAGCTTCTGGATTTAGCAGTGAATGAAAACATTATTGAAAAAGCAGGAACGTGGTTTTCTTATGGCGAAGACAGGTTGGGCCAGGGCCGGGAGAATGTAAAAAAACTGCTAGAAGGGAATCCGGACTTAATGTCGAAAATTGAAAAGGAAGTCCGTGAAAAACTTGGATTGGTTAAACAAGCAAACAACAAATCCAATAACCAAGAAAAAGAAAAGAAACGGGATATGTCATCAAATGCAGTGGTGATGAATAAGTAAATTGTCCAATTCAGAAAGAAAAATCACCAAAATTGAGAGGCAAGAAAATAACCGTCAACGCTTATCAATTTATTTGGATGGTGAGTTTGCTTTCGGATTAAACGATGAAATCGTACTAAAACATAACATTAATGTTAATCAAACGTTACAAGAAGATCAGATTGAAGATCTTCTTTCCGAAGACGAGAAGAAACGTGCAAAGCAAAAAGCATTCAGCTATTTGGCTCGACGAGATCATAGTGAAAAAGAATTATCGGATAAATTAAGAAGAAAGGGATTTCGTGAACCGATCATTATTGGTCTTATTGAAGATTTAAAACAATCGCAATTAATAAACGATGGAACTTTTTCCAGGCAATTTGCTAGAAATAAAATAATTCAAAAGTCGATTGGCCGCAGGGAACTGGCTTTTTCACTAAAGCAGAAAGGGATATCAAAGGATATTCTTGAAGCCACCCTGGAAGAGGTTTATTCGGAGTATGATGAGAAAGAATTGGCATTGCGCCTGGCTAATCAAAAATTGAAAACAATAAAAAACATAGAGCCGATAAAAGTAAAAAAGCGAATCAGCGATTTCCTTTTTCGAAGAGGTTTCAATTGGGAAATTGTTGAGCAAGTATTTGAAGAAATTAGTTGGGATAAATTGTAGATGACGATGACGTCAAATGAAATAAGAGAATCATTTTTTGATTTTTTTCGCAGCAAAGATCATAAAATTGTGCGTAGCGCACCGGTGGTTCCCATTGATGATCCGACCCTGCTTTTTACAAATGCCGGGATGAATCAATTCAAAAATATATTTATCGGCACAGAAAAACCGAGTTCGCTGCGGATTGCAGATACCCAGAAATGCATTCGAGTCGGTGGAAAACACAACGATCTGGAAGAAGTTGGAAAAGATACCTATCATCACACTTTTTTTGAAATGTTGGGAAATTGGTCGTTTGGCGAGTATTACAAAAAAGAGGCGATTGCCTGGGCCTGGGAGTTACTAACCGAAGTTTGGAAATTGCCGAAAGATAAGCTCTGGGCTACGGTTTTTAGAGATGACAACGTGGCCGAAGAATTATGGCGTTCCGAGACTGATATGAATCCGGACCAAGTCCTCCGTTACGATGAAAAAGACAATTTTTGGGAAATGGGTGACGTAGGGCCCTGTGGGCCATGCTCAGAAATCCACATCGATTTAGGACCTGGCTGTTGTGATAAATCTCATATTAACGGTCATATTTGTAAAATCAATGGCGGATGTGCCCGGTTTATTGAGCTTTGGAATCTCGTGTTTATACAATATAATCGTGATCAAACCGGCAAGATTGAAGAGCTGCCAGCTAAGCATATTGATACCGGAATGGGATTTGAACGAATTGTGGCAGTGCTGCAAAATAAAGCATCCAATTATGACACGGATATTTTCACACCCCTGGTCACTAAAATTGATGAACTTTCCGGCGTCAATTATTCTGAATATGATGGCGTTGCCCACCGGGTTATTTCAGATCATATCAGAGCCTTAAGCTTTGCAATTGCCGACGGCGCATTGCCTTCAAATGAAGGAAGAGGTTATGTACTGCGGAGGTTGCTCAGAAGGGCTGCTCGCTATGGGCGTAAAATCAACATGCACGAACCCTTCATCTATAAATTATTGCCTGTACTTACAGATTCCATGGGAAAGACCTTTCCGGAATTGCTGGAAAAAAATCAGCATATATCAATGGTCATTAAAGGAGAGGAAGAAAGTTTCGGCCAAACACTGGATCGTGGAATTCAGATATTTGACAAAGCTGTAAACGATTTGAGGCGAAAGGGTGTTAAAGTATTCCCGGGAAGCTCTATCTTTCAATTATATGATACGTTCGGATTCCCGGTGGATTTAACCCAAGTGATGGCTGAAGAGCAAGATCTTTCATTGGATATGGATGGTTTCGAAACAGCTATGACGCAACAGAGACAAAAAGCCAAAGAGGCCCAGAAATTCCATTTCGACACAAAGGATTTCTTCTTGGATAAGGAAGTGGTTAAAAATTCAAAATTTGTCGGATATTCTGAGTTAGAATCAAAAGTCAAAATTGTTGCATTTCGCGATAACGAATTTTTGCTGGATCAAACTCCCTTTTATGGTGAAGCCGGCGGCCAGGTTGGTGATCATGGAATCATTCGCGACGGGAAGGGCACGTTTGAGGTGGAAGTTATTGACGCAATAAAGTCTGGCAACCAAATTATTCATATTGGCGAAGTGAAAAAAGGTGCGTTAAAAACTGTTATCGGAAAGCAACTTTTTGCAGCTGTGGATACAAAAAAGAGAAAGTCCATCGCAAGAAACCATACGGCCACCCATCTTCTTCAAAGATCTTTAAGAACGATTTTGGGAGAGCATGTTCATCAAGCAGGCTCTTTGGTAGCACCTGATCGTTTGCGGTTCGATTTTACTCATTTTGAGCATATTTCTGAAGAGAAA
Coding sequences within it:
- a CDS encoding RecX family transcriptional regulator translates to MSNSERKITKIERQENNRQRLSIYLDGEFAFGLNDEIVLKHNINVNQTLQEDQIEDLLSEDEKKRAKQKAFSYLARRDHSEKELSDKLRRKGFREPIIIGLIEDLKQSQLINDGTFSRQFARNKIIQKSIGRRELAFSLKQKGISKDILEATLEEVYSEYDEKELALRLANQKLKTIKNIEPIKVKKRISDFLFRRGFNWEIVEQVFEEISWDKL
- the alaS gene encoding alanine--tRNA ligase, giving the protein MTSNEIRESFFDFFRSKDHKIVRSAPVVPIDDPTLLFTNAGMNQFKNIFIGTEKPSSLRIADTQKCIRVGGKHNDLEEVGKDTYHHTFFEMLGNWSFGEYYKKEAIAWAWELLTEVWKLPKDKLWATVFRDDNVAEELWRSETDMNPDQVLRYDEKDNFWEMGDVGPCGPCSEIHIDLGPGCCDKSHINGHICKINGGCARFIELWNLVFIQYNRDQTGKIEELPAKHIDTGMGFERIVAVLQNKASNYDTDIFTPLVTKIDELSGVNYSEYDGVAHRVISDHIRALSFAIADGALPSNEGRGYVLRRLLRRAARYGRKINMHEPFIYKLLPVLTDSMGKTFPELLEKNQHISMVIKGEEESFGQTLDRGIQIFDKAVNDLRRKGVKVFPGSSIFQLYDTFGFPVDLTQVMAEEQDLSLDMDGFETAMTQQRQKAKEAQKFHFDTKDFFLDKEVVKNSKFVGYSELESKVKIVAFRDNEFLLDQTPFYGEAGGQVGDHGIIRDGKGTFEVEVIDAIKSGNQIIHIGEVKKGALKTVIGKQLFAAVDTKKRKSIARNHTATHLLQRSLRTILGEHVHQAGSLVAPDRLRFDFTHFEHISEEKISQIEQIVNEKVRENIPVQIQSLPFDEAKKRGATALFDEKYGDVVRVVQIDDFSMELCGGTHLNSTGEIGYFRIVAEGGVAAGVRRIEALTGNKADQLLQKEKGIVSELRKITGFSSEELVVRFKNLLEERKHLEKELQEFRLKFSRSELETILSSAVELNGFKLVATRIETDSQENVKKLGDFIRSKLKSGVGVLGTVIHDKPFLLCVVTDDLIKSHNLKAGDIVKELASHIGGGGGGKPHMAQAGGKDASKLDFALEKSVGVVQNLLKN
- the recA gene encoding recombinase RecA, whose product is MVEVNSEKLKALDLAMTQIDRQFGKGAIMRLGDNQAYVEIKALPTGSIALDAALGIGGVPRGRIIEIFGPESSGKTTLALHIIAEAQKLGGLGAFIDAEHALDAAYTKNLGVDTDNLLISQPDTGEQALEITETLVRSGALDIIVIDSVAALVPRAEIEGEMGDAQMGLQARLMSQAMRKLSGAISKSKTCVIFINQIREKIGVIFGNPETTTGGRALKFYASIRMDIRRTGSIKDGEEVVGNRTQVKVVKNKVSPPFKSAVFDIMYGVGISKSAELLDLAVNENIIEKAGTWFSYGEDRLGQGRENVKKLLEGNPDLMSKIEKEVREKLGLVKQANNKSNNQEKEKKRDMSSNAVVMNK